The Caldibacillus debilis DSM 16016 genome includes a window with the following:
- a CDS encoding CPBP family intramembrane glutamic endopeptidase, producing the protein MKREYKIVLLTYLIMQLSSPVGVPFTYYLLNGLGFSGKDLESRSLSLWLLFSFSAAFIVTLYCLRREMRFRSQKAASFPVSAFWASAGVFLALFGQLAAARIEMLFGVEPGSENTREIIGMIEKAPAIFLVAAVFGPILEEVVFRKIIFGTCMQRLGFFPSALISSLFFSAAHMEFEHLLLYTAIGFAFCYVYRKTNRILVPIFSHVSMNVIAILSQLDPKIFSMF; encoded by the coding sequence GCTTCTCACCTATCTCATCATGCAGCTGTCATCGCCCGTCGGGGTGCCCTTCACCTATTATTTGTTAAACGGGCTTGGTTTTTCCGGGAAGGATTTGGAAAGCCGGAGCCTTTCCCTTTGGCTCCTGTTCAGTTTCTCGGCGGCTTTCATCGTCACGCTCTATTGCCTGAGAAGGGAAATGCGCTTCCGAAGCCAAAAAGCCGCTTCATTTCCCGTCTCCGCCTTTTGGGCGTCCGCCGGGGTCTTTTTGGCCCTCTTCGGGCAATTGGCCGCCGCAAGGATCGAAATGCTTTTCGGCGTGGAACCGGGATCGGAAAATACGAGGGAAATCATCGGGATGATCGAAAAAGCCCCCGCCATTTTCCTCGTCGCCGCCGTTTTCGGGCCGATTTTGGAAGAAGTGGTTTTCCGGAAAATCATCTTTGGGACGTGCATGCAAAGGCTCGGTTTTTTTCCGTCGGCGCTGATCAGCTCCCTGTTTTTTTCCGCGGCCCACATGGAATTCGAACATCTGCTTTTGTATACGGCCATCGGGTTCGCATTTTGCTATGTTTACCGGAAAACGAACCGCATCCTCGTCCCGATTTTTTCCCATGTGTCCATGAATGTGATCGCCATTCTTTCCCAGTTGGATCCGAAGATCTTTTCGATGTTTTGA
- the tatC gene encoding twin-arginine translocase subunit TatC: protein MKNKDMTVSEHIEELRRRLIFVAVFFCLAFIVSFFLAEPVIVFLQHSAEARNFSLNAFRITDPLKIYFQISFVLSCVLTSPVILYHIWAFVAPGLYEKERKITLSYIPVSILLFILGIAFSYFVLFPFFIRFMTNLGERLEIHQVIGINEYFTFLFQITLPFGILFQLPVVILFLTRLSIITPAFLGKIRKYAYFVLLVIAAVITPPDVLSQLMVTLPLCLLYEFSIWISKLAYRKMLAAEEARKKEEEKMAETLSDGPEG, encoded by the coding sequence ATGAAAAATAAAGATATGACCGTTTCTGAACATATTGAAGAGTTGAGAAGACGGCTGATTTTTGTCGCCGTTTTTTTCTGTCTCGCCTTCATCGTCTCCTTTTTCCTTGCCGAACCGGTCATCGTTTTTCTGCAGCATTCGGCGGAGGCCAGAAATTTTTCCCTAAACGCCTTCCGCATTACCGACCCGTTGAAAATCTACTTTCAGATTTCCTTTGTGCTTTCGTGCGTTCTCACTTCCCCGGTGATCCTTTACCACATTTGGGCTTTTGTCGCCCCCGGGCTTTATGAAAAAGAAAGAAAAATCACCTTGAGCTACATACCGGTTTCCATACTTTTGTTCATATTGGGAATCGCCTTTTCCTATTTCGTTCTCTTCCCCTTTTTCATCCGGTTCATGACCAATTTGGGGGAACGGCTGGAGATCCATCAAGTCATCGGGATCAACGAATATTTTACCTTTTTGTTCCAAATCACCCTGCCATTCGGGATTTTGTTCCAGCTTCCGGTCGTGATCCTGTTTTTAACCAGATTGTCCATCATTACGCCGGCTTTTTTGGGGAAGATCCGGAAGTACGCCTATTTCGTCCTGTTGGTGATCGCCGCCGTCATCACCCCTCCGGATGTCCTGTCCCAGTTGATGGTGACTTTGCCGCTCTGCCTTTTGTATGAATTCAGCATCTGGATTTCCAAGCTGGCCTACCGGAAGATGCTGGCCGCGGAAGAAGCGAGGAAAAAGGAAGAGGAAAAAATGGCGGAGACCCTTTCGGACGGTCCGGAAGGATAA
- the tatA gene encoding twin-arginine translocase TatA/TatE family subunit: MPIGPGSLLLILIVALLVFGPKRLPEIGRAAGKSLKEFKEATKGLAEEEEPPKKEEDEPKN, encoded by the coding sequence GTGCCAATCGGACCCGGCAGTTTGTTGCTCATTTTGATCGTTGCTTTGCTGGTTTTCGGTCCGAAACGGCTTCCGGAAATCGGAAGGGCGGCGGGGAAATCGTTGAAGGAGTTCAAAGAGGCCACAAAAGGCCTGGCGGAAGAGGAAGAACCGCCGAAAAAGGAAGAAGACGAGCCGAAAAATTGA
- a CDS encoding redox-sensing transcriptional repressor Rex, translated as MTSDQLKIPKATAKRLPLYYRFLQYLYNSGKQKVSSAELSQAVKVDSATIRRDFSYFGALGKKGYGYNVQYLLSFFRKTLDQDELTKVGLIGVGNLGTALLQYNFTKNNNTKIVAAFDISPEKIGKKIGEVPIYSLDQLEEVLEKEQIPVIILTVPASAAQGVTDRLIRTNIKGILNFTPARLTVPPNINVHHIDLAVELQSFVYFIKHYSDHSEKMDGKGKKDYNR; from the coding sequence ATGACATCGGATCAATTGAAAATACCGAAAGCGACAGCGAAAAGGCTGCCGTTGTATTATCGTTTTTTGCAATACTTGTACAATTCGGGAAAACAGAAGGTATCGTCGGCGGAGTTGAGCCAGGCGGTAAAAGTCGACTCCGCAACCATCCGGAGGGATTTTTCCTATTTTGGCGCGCTGGGGAAAAAAGGGTACGGTTATAACGTCCAGTATTTGCTTTCCTTTTTCCGGAAAACCCTCGATCAGGATGAATTGACGAAAGTCGGGCTGATCGGTGTCGGAAATTTGGGAACGGCATTATTGCAATATAATTTCACGAAGAACAACAATACGAAGATCGTCGCCGCCTTTGATATATCTCCGGAAAAAATCGGGAAGAAGATCGGAGAGGTCCCGATTTACAGTCTGGATCAACTGGAGGAGGTCTTGGAGAAGGAACAAATTCCGGTCATCATCTTGACCGTTCCCGCATCGGCGGCACAAGGGGTGACGGACCGTTTGATCCGCACCAACATCAAAGGGATCTTGAACTTCACCCCCGCCAGGCTCACGGTCCCGCCCAACATCAACGTCCATCATATCGATTTGGCGGTGGAATTGCAGTCATTCGTTTATTTTATCAAGCATTACTCCGATCATTCGGAAAAAATGGACGGGAAGGGAAAGAAAGATTATAATAGGTAA